The following proteins come from a genomic window of Nycticebus coucang isolate mNycCou1 chromosome 11, mNycCou1.pri, whole genome shotgun sequence:
- the LOC128598379 gene encoding PRAME family member 12-like, giving the protein MDFFLQIFPRMSFRTPPRLLELAGKSLLRDEALAIPALKELPRELFPPLFMEAFTGGHNKTLMAMVQAWPFTCLPLGSLMQTPDLETLRAVLDGLDLLLAQKVHPSRWKLQVLDLRNVDGNFWSIWSGWPVRSPEAWSQRQTVEDCPGVGRQQSLKVFIEGLCTKDWKLNECLAYVLKWAQQRKNLLHLCFKNVVIYEMPIYSLRKFLERLDLNCIQDVTMCNHWGLYQLIGFVPYLAQMKSLHKLHFIWPRTDRIVAEFPSMSLSFRPLMYIDPILMNHLYRLISCLVTPLESLAIMGYWFSESEMEDVFLCPSMRQLRELNLTGVTLSGLNPEPLKMLLENIAATLQILLLKDCWVTDAQLSVILPALSHCHQLTTFDFRGNQISRVSLENLLCHTTGLCKLSLEVYPVPRECYSYDFKDIYWERFLRLRAELIEILRDLREPNRIIFTTIPCSYCGRRASYDLEPSACNCGEF; this is encoded by the coding sequence ATGGACTTTTTCTTGCAGATTTTCCCCAGGATGAGCTTCCGGACACCTCCCAGACTCCTGGAACTGGCAGGGAAGAGCCTGCTGAGGGATGAGGCTTTGGCCATCCCTGCTCTGAAGGAGCTGCCAAGGGAGCTCTTCCCACCACTGTTCATGGAGGCCTTCACCGGGGGACACAACAAAACCCTGATGGCGATGGTGCAGGCCTGGCCCTTCACCTGCCTCCCTCTGGGGTCCCTGATGCAGACACCTGACCTGGAGACCTTAAGAGCTGTGCTGGATGGGCTTGATTTGCTGCTTGCCCAGAAGGTTCACCCCAGTAGGTGGAAGCTGCAAGTGCTGGATTTACGGAATGTCGATGGGAACTTCTGGAGCATATGGTCTGGATGGCCTGTGAGATCCCCAGAGGCTTGGAGTCAGAGGCAAACAGTGGAGGACTGTCCAGGGGTGGGCAGGCAGCAGTCACTGAAGGTGTTCATAGAGGGTCTTTGCACCAAGGACTGGAAGCTAAATGAGTGTCTCGCCTATGTCTTGAAATGGGCCCAGCAGAGGAAAAACTTACTACACCTGTGCTTTAAGAATGTGGTGATTTATGAGATGCCCATCTACAGTCTCAGAAAGTTCCTAGAAAGGCTGGACCTGAACTGTATCCAGGATGTGACAATGTGTAATCACTGGGGACTATACCAACTAATTGGGTTTGTCCCTTACCTGGCCCAGATGAAGAGTCTTCATAAACTCCACTTCATTTGGCCAAGGACTGATAGAATTGTTGCCGAATTTCCCTCTATGTCCCTCAGCTTCCGGCCGCTTATGTATATTGACCCCATCCTCATGAATCACCTGTATCGGTTAATCAGTTGCCTTGTGACCCCGTTGGAGTCCCTTGCCATAATGGGGTACTGGTTTTCAGAGTCAGAAATGGAGGATGTGTTCCTGTGTCCGAGCATGAGGCAGCTAAGGGAGCTGAACCTGACTGGGGTCACACTGAGTGGTCTCAATCCTGAGCCCCTCAAAATGCTACTAGAGAACATCGCGGCCACCCTACAGATCCTGCTCTTAAAAGACTGTTGGGTCACAGACGCCCAGCTCAGTGTCATCCTGCCTGCCTTGAGCCACTGCCACCAGCTCACAACCTTCGACTTCCGTGGGAACCAAATCTCCAGGGTCTCCCTGGAGAACCTGCTGTGCCACACCACTGGGCTGTGCAAGTTAAGCCTGGAGGTCTATCCCGTCCCTCGGGAGTgttatagttatgattttaaagaTATATACTGGGAGAGATTTCTCCGGCTTAGGGCTGAGCTGATAGAGATACTGAGGGACTTAAGGGAGCCCAACAGGATCATATTCACCACCATCCCTTGCTCATACTGTGGTAGGAGGGCATCCTATGACCTAGAGCCCAGTGCATGCAACTGTGGGGAATTTTAA